In one window of Camelina sativa cultivar DH55 chromosome 15, Cs, whole genome shotgun sequence DNA:
- the LOC109129156 gene encoding putative pentatricopeptide repeat-containing protein At1g10330 — MCSKENQDDDNSRGSVFSGFSLSLEDALHLLQRFFNSSNQIKQIHTVLFTSNALVASRWKTKCVYNTLIRSYLTTGQSKTSLALFTHMLARQVRPINLTFPSLIKVACSSFSVSYGVALHGQTLKRGVLWDPFVHTSFVRFYGEVCDLKSSRKMFDGIVDPCVVACNSLFDACGRNREMDFAFELFQSMPVTDVVSWTTVINGFSKNGLHARAVMLFGEMIQNEREVITPNEATFVSVLSSCANLDRGGLRLGKQIHVYVMGREIILTTTLCTALLDMYGKAGDLEMASTRSFQHQSIMVALLIS; from the coding sequence TCGAGAGGTTCTGTCTTCTCGGGTTTCAGTTTGTCTCTTGAAGACGcacttcatcttctccaacGTTTCTTCAACTCTTCAAACCAGATTAAGCAGATTCACACTGTCCTCTTTACCAGCAACGCTTTGGTCGCTTCAAGATGGAAAACGAAATGCGTCTACAACACACTCATTCGATCTTATCTCACTACAGGACAATCCAAGACCTCTCTTGCTCTCTTCACCCACATGCTTGCAAGGCAAGTCCGACCAATCAATCTCACTTTCCCTTCTCTGATAAAAGTAGCTTGttcatctttctctgtttcttatgGTGTTGCCTTACATGGCCAAACTCTTAAACGGGGTGTTCTATGGGATCCATTTGTTCACACTTCTTTTGTTCGATTCTATGGTGAAGTCTGTGATTTGAAGAGCTCGAGGAAGATGTTTGATGGTATTGTAGATCCTTGTGTTGTAGCTTGTAACAGTTTGTTTGATGCTTgtggaagaaacagagagatggaTTTTGCTTTCGAGTTATTTCAGAGTATGCCTGTAACTGATGTGGTTTCTTGGACTACTGTTATCAATGGGTTTAGTAAGAACGGGTTACACGCCAGAGCTGTTATGCTTTTTGGTGAGATGATACAGAATGAACGTGAGGTAATAACTCCGAATGAGGCTACTTTCGTTAGTGTGCTTTCTTCTTGTGCTAATTTGGATCGAGGAGGTCTTCGTTTGGGGAAACAGATTCATGTATATGTTATGGGGAGAGAGATCATCCTCACTACTACTTTGTGTACTGCTTTGCTCGATATGTATGGAAAAGCCGGTGACTTGGAAATGGCTAGTACAAGATCATTCCAACATCAGAGCATTATGGTTGCATTGTTGATCTCATAG